A window of the Terriglobia bacterium genome harbors these coding sequences:
- a CDS encoding protein kinase: MIGQTISHYMILEKIGQGGMGEVFLAHDASLNRKVAIKFLSEPLRQDETARRRFLREARLAAALDHPYICSIHEVGEAEGKSFIVMEYVEGQTLKDRLAQGPVPLKEGMERAVEIAEALAVAHEKEIVHRDLKPSNIMLPRTGHTKVMDFGLAKRVAGTEQIGSQETTLTGLTREGTTVGTLPYMSPEQVQGKTVDHRSDLFSFGIVIYEMLTSVNPFRKGSGLETANAIIKETAAPVSQHRDEVPQSLVAIISKLLAKVPEERYQGAREVASDLQKVVDETFGQQIFITKPAFAKLRKALTKPAYLIPLILALAAAAYFSVQGVRSYQKANWAREKLLPEIEQLAQNIPWNGEGPSAWAAYELANQAEQYIPGDPLLQRLVRSISRQVKLSSDPNGAKVYAKPYAGADSRWRYLGQTPSDSIRLPIGFSRIKLEKEGYRTVNDIAWVTPFISDKLPYTLPEAGRIPEDMELLPAAANWYRLSFVPGELHFPGLQHVAGVPVADFLMDRHEVTNNDFKRFVDSGGYQNPQYWKQPFVGNGQTLSWKDAMALFTDKTGRPGPATWEVGDYPDGQDDYPVTGVSWYEAGAYAEFVGKRLPTIYHWDRAAFTYASAEIVPLSNINGNGPRPVGTSQSMNRFGIYDLAGNVREWCFNESTLHGQRFILGGGWNDPPYAFNLAFAQNPLDRSETNGFRCMKYWGAEKNQAGLEKNIELPFRDFLSEPKVSGETFALYLKQYAYDKTALNPIVESAQEEKDWIREKITFNAAYGNERMAAYLFLPKQGKPPFQTVVYFPGADAIPSRSSKSLGPGSRDFLLKSGRALMFPIYKSTYERGDNLAYVNPDETIFYKEHIIMWGKDLSRSIDYLETRKEINADKIAYYGFSWGGGIAAIMLAVEPRVKTGVLVVAGLRFERSLPEVDPLHYLRRIKIPVLMLTGKYDFFFPYETSQVPFYQLLGTPKENKKLIVHEGSHVVPRTELVKETLAWLDHYLGTVK; the protein is encoded by the coding sequence ATGATCGGCCAGACCATCTCGCACTACATGATTCTAGAAAAGATCGGACAGGGCGGAATGGGTGAGGTATTTCTTGCCCATGATGCTTCTTTAAATCGAAAGGTAGCGATCAAATTCCTTTCCGAACCCCTCAGGCAGGACGAAACAGCCCGCAGGCGTTTTCTAAGAGAAGCGAGATTGGCCGCGGCTTTGGATCACCCCTACATTTGCAGCATCCACGAAGTGGGTGAAGCCGAAGGCAAAAGCTTCATCGTCATGGAGTATGTGGAGGGTCAAACCCTAAAAGACCGTTTGGCGCAGGGACCGGTGCCATTGAAGGAGGGGATGGAGCGAGCGGTAGAAATCGCGGAGGCCCTGGCTGTCGCTCACGAAAAGGAAATTGTCCATCGGGACTTGAAACCATCAAACATCATGCTCCCTCGAACCGGCCACACAAAGGTGATGGATTTCGGTTTGGCCAAGCGTGTGGCTGGAACTGAGCAAATCGGCAGCCAGGAGACGACGCTTACCGGACTGACCAGGGAAGGCACGACAGTAGGGACTCTGCCCTATATGTCTCCGGAGCAGGTGCAGGGCAAGACGGTGGATCATCGCTCGGACCTGTTCTCATTTGGCATCGTGATTTACGAGATGTTGACGAGTGTCAATCCTTTCAGGAAAGGCTCAGGGCTGGAGACCGCCAATGCGATCATCAAGGAGACTGCCGCGCCGGTATCTCAACATCGCGATGAGGTGCCTCAGTCCCTCGTGGCGATCATCAGCAAATTGCTGGCCAAGGTGCCGGAAGAGCGATACCAGGGGGCGAGAGAGGTGGCGAGCGATCTGCAGAAAGTCGTTGACGAGACTTTCGGACAGCAGATTTTTATAACCAAGCCTGCATTTGCCAAGCTGAGAAAAGCCCTGACAAAACCAGCCTACTTGATTCCGCTGATTCTCGCGCTGGCGGCGGCTGCCTATTTCTCTGTGCAGGGCGTGCGCTCATATCAGAAAGCCAATTGGGCACGAGAAAAACTATTGCCTGAGATCGAGCAACTTGCCCAGAACATTCCCTGGAACGGTGAAGGTCCGAGTGCGTGGGCGGCTTACGAGCTCGCCAACCAGGCCGAGCAATACATTCCCGGTGATCCCCTGTTACAGCGCCTGGTACGGAGCATTTCCCGGCAGGTGAAGCTCTCCTCTGATCCAAATGGGGCGAAGGTCTATGCCAAACCCTACGCCGGCGCCGATTCGCGTTGGCGGTATCTGGGACAGACACCGTCCGACAGCATTCGACTTCCTATTGGATTTTCGAGGATAAAACTTGAGAAAGAGGGTTATCGAACTGTAAACGACATTGCTTGGGTTACTCCTTTTATCAGTGACAAGCTACCCTACACTCTTCCCGAAGCCGGGCGCATACCAGAGGATATGGAACTTCTGCCCGCGGCCGCGAACTGGTACCGGCTCAGCTTTGTGCCTGGAGAACTGCATTTTCCCGGTCTGCAGCATGTTGCAGGTGTACCTGTTGCCGATTTCCTGATGGACCGGCACGAGGTTACCAACAACGATTTCAAACGTTTCGTCGACAGCGGCGGATATCAGAATCCGCAGTACTGGAAGCAGCCCTTCGTGGGAAACGGCCAGACTCTCTCGTGGAAAGATGCCATGGCGCTGTTCACGGACAAGACCGGCCGGCCCGGACCGGCGACCTGGGAAGTTGGAGATTATCCGGATGGACAGGATGATTACCCGGTAACGGGCGTAAGCTGGTACGAAGCGGGGGCATACGCAGAGTTCGTCGGCAAACGCCTGCCGACGATTTACCACTGGGATCGCGCCGCCTTTACCTATGCCAGCGCGGAAATTGTTCCGCTGAGCAACATCAACGGGAATGGCCCCCGGCCGGTCGGGACTTCCCAGAGCATGAACCGCTTCGGGATTTACGATCTGGCCGGGAATGTGCGCGAGTGGTGCTTCAATGAAAGCACCCTTCACGGACAGCGCTTCATCCTCGGCGGCGGATGGAACGATCCCCCATACGCTTTCAACCTTGCCTTTGCCCAAAATCCGCTCGATCGGTCCGAAACCAACGGATTCCGGTGCATGAAGTATTGGGGAGCTGAAAAAAACCAGGCAGGATTGGAAAAAAACATCGAGCTGCCTTTTCGCGATTTCTTGAGCGAGCCGAAGGTTTCCGGCGAAACCTTCGCTCTCTATCTGAAACAGTACGCTTATGACAAAACGGCGCTCAATCCCATTGTCGAATCGGCGCAAGAGGAAAAGGATTGGATCAGGGAGAAGATCACATTTAACGCGGCCTACGGCAACGAGAGGATGGCGGCCTATCTTTTTCTTCCAAAACAGGGCAAGCCTCCTTTTCAGACGGTGGTCTACTTTCCGGGAGCGGACGCCATACCCAGCCGTTCAAGCAAGTCCTTGGGACCAGGCTCGAGAGATTTTCTGCTGAAGAGTGGGCGCGCACTCATGTTTCCAATTTACAAGAGCACCTATGAGCGCGGCGATAACCTCGCTTACGTCAATCCAGATGAAACGATCTTCTACAAGGAACACATCATCATGTGGGGCAAGGATTTGAGTCGGTCTATCGACTATCTGGAGACCCGCAAGGAGATCAACGCTGATAAGATCGCATACTATGGATTTAGTTGGGGCGGCGGCATAGCTGCCATCATGCTGGCAGTCGAGCCAAGGGTCAAAACCGGTGTGCTCGTTGTCGCCGGTCTCAGATTTGAGCGGTCGTTGCCGGAGGTGGATCCGCTGCATTATCTGCGCCGGATCAAGATACCGGTGCTGATGCTCACCGGGAAGTATGACTTCTTCTTTCCGTATGAGACTTCGCAGGTTCCCTTTTATCAGCTGCTCGGAACGCCAAAGGAGAATAAGAAGCTGATCGTACATGAAGGCAGCCACGTGGTACCCAGGACAGAGCTCGTGAAAGAGACGCTTGCCTGGCTGGATCACTACCTGGGGACTGTGAAGTAA
- a CDS encoding helix-turn-helix transcriptional regulator — protein sequence MKTRIKEFRARHDLTQAQLADQLGVRRETISFIEQGKYNPSLRLAHRIAVALKSSLDELYIFDEEDNAGATRDGGP from the coding sequence ATGAAAACTCGAATCAAGGAATTCCGCGCGCGCCACGATCTCACCCAGGCACAACTCGCCGACCAACTCGGCGTCCGCCGGGAGACCATCTCCTTTATCGAGCAGGGGAAATACAATCCTTCGCTCCGGCTGGCGCATCGGATCGCAGTGGCTCTGAAATCGTCGCTCGACGAGCTATATATTTTCGACGAAGAAGATAATGCCGGGGCAACCCGCGATGGAGGCCCGTAA